The Budorcas taxicolor isolate Tak-1 chromosome 25, Takin1.1, whole genome shotgun sequence genome includes a region encoding these proteins:
- the ROBO3 gene encoding roundabout homolog 3: MLRYLLKTLLQMNLFADSLGGDISNSSDLLFGFNSSVAALNQSLLPPGDPSLNGSRIGPEDAMPRIVEQPPDLLVSRGEPATLPCRAEGRPRPNIEWYKNGARVATAREDPRAHRLLLPSGALFFPRIVHGRRARPDEGVYTCVARNYLGAAASRNASLEVAVLRDDFRQSPGNAVVAVGEPAVMECVPPRGHPEPSVSWKKDGVRLKEEEGRITIRGGKLMMSHTFKSDAGMYVCVASNMAGERESGAAKLVVLERPSFLRRPVNQVVLAGAPVDFPCEAQGDPPPRLRWRKEDGELPTGRYEIQRDHRLQIRRVSAEDEGTYTCVAENSVGRAEASGSLIVHVPPQLVTQPQDQMAAPGDSVAFQCETKGNPPPAIFWQKEGSQALLFPSQSLQPTGRFSVSPRGQLNITEVQSRDAGYYVCQAVSVAGSVLAKALLEVKGASLEGLPPIILQGPANQTLALGSSVWLPCRVSGNPQPSVQWKKDGQWLQGDDVQLSVMANGTLHIASVQEGHMGFYSCVAKSSTGEAAWSGWLRRWEDRGATPDPPAEPSTPPGPPSQPVVTEITKNSITLTWKPNPQAGATVTSYVIEAFSQAAGNTWRTVADGVQLETHTVSGLQPSTIYLFLVRAVGAWGLSEPSPVSEPVRTQDSSPSRPVEDPWRGQQGLAEVAVRLEEPVVLGPRTLQVSWTVDGPVQLVQGFRVSWRVAGPDGGSWSVLDLPYPSQQSTVLRGLPPGAQVQVKVQAQGQEELGAESPLVTRSIPEEAPSGPPQGVAVALGGEGNSSITVSWEPPLPSQQNGVIEEYQIWCLGNESRFHLNRSAAGWARSAVLRGLLPGLLYRTQVAAATSAGVGVASAPVSVQLPSPPELEPGLEVSPGLAERLARVLREPAFLAGSGAACGALLLGLCGALYRRRRQRKELSHYTASFAYTPAVSFPHSEGLSAASSRPPMGLGPAPYPWLPDSWPHSSRSPSAQDPRGSCCPSNPDPDDRYYNEAGISLYLAQTARGTAASAEGPVYSTIDPAGEELQTFHGGFPPHPSGDPGTWSPYAPPEWSQGDSGARGGKVKLLGKPVQMPSLNWPEALPPPPPSCELSCIEGPEEELESSSDPGEWCPPMPERSHAAEPSSGGGCLVPPSRGQTPSPTPSYGQQSTATLTPSPPDPPQPPTDIPHLHQMPRRVPLGPSSPLSVSQPTLSSHEGRPTGLAAGPSGPHHSPSPVPATASSAPGRARQVPGELTPPLHGPRARIRKKPKAFPYRREHSPGDLPPPPLPPPEEETSWALGLRAAGSMSSLGREREHSGDRRLVQAVPLGAQRCPHPDEEAWLPYSRPSFLSRGQGTSTCSTAGSNSSRGSGSSRGSRGPGRSRSRSRSQSQRPGQKRGEEPR; the protein is encoded by the exons ATGCTGCGCTACCTGCTCAAAACGCTGCTACAGATGAACTTGTTCGCGGACTCCTTGGGCGGGGACATCTCCAACTCCAGCGACCTGCTCTTCGGCTTCAACTCCTCGGTGGCGGCGCTCAACCAAAGCCTGCTGCCCCCCGGAGATCCTTCTCTCAACG GGTCAAGGATCGGGCCGGAGGACGCGATGCCGCGCATCGTGGAGCAGCCGCCAGACCTGCTGGTCTCCCGAGGCGAGCCGGCTACGCTGCCCTGCCGCGCGGAGGGCCGGCCGCGGCCCAACATCGAGTGGTACAAGAATGGGGCCCGCGTGGCCACGGCGCGCGAGGACCCGCGCGCCCACCGCCTGCTGCTGCCCAGCGGCGCCCTCTTCTTCCCGCGCATCGTGCACGGGCGCCGCGCGCGGCCAGACGAGGGTGTCTACACTTGCGTGGCGCGCAACTACCTGGGGGCAGCGGCTAGTAGAAACGCCTCTTTAGAAGTGGCAG TCCTCCGCGATGATTTCCGGCAGTCTCCTGGGAACGCGGTGGTGGCAGTGGGGGAGCCAGCCGTAATGGAATGCGTGCCCCCCCGCGGCCACCCAGAGCCTTCGGTATCCTGGAAGAAGGATGGTGTTAGActcaaggaggaggaggggaggatcACG ATCCGTGGAGGGAAGCTGATGATGTCACATACTTTCAAGAGTGACGCAGGGATGTATGTGTGCGTGGCCTCCAACATGGCTGGAGAACGGGAGAGTGGGGCAGCCAAACTTGTGGTCCTGG aGCGTCCCTCCTTCCTGCGTAGACCTGTCAATCAGGTGGTCCTCGCTGGTGCCCCCGTTGACTTTCCGTGTGAGGCGCAGGGGGATCCCCCTCCTCGTCTACGCTGGCGCAAGGAGGATGGGGAACTGCCCACAGGCAG gtaCGAGATCCAGCGCGACCACAGGCTTCAGATCAGGCGTGTGAGTGCTGAAGATGAGGGGACGTACACCTGTGTGGCGGAGAACAGCGTGGGCCGCGCCGAAGCATCCGGCTCCCTCATTGTTCATG tcCCACCCCAGCTGGTGACCCaaccccaggaccagatggcgGCTCCTGGAGACAGCGTGGCTTTCCAGTGCGAGACCAAAGGCAACCCCCCGCCTGCCATCTTCTGGCAGAAGGAGGGAAGTCAA GCTCTGCTATTCCCCAGTCAGTCGCTTCAGCCCACAGGGCGCTTCTCAGTCTCTCCCAGAGGCCAGCTCAACATCACTGAAGTGCAGAGCAGGGATGCAGGATACTACGTGTGCCAGGCTGTCAGTGTGGCCGGCAGCGTCCTGGCCAAGGCTCTGCTGGAGGTAAAAGGAG CTTCCTTGGAAGGACTGCCTCCCATCATCCTCCAGGGACCAGCCAACCAGACGCTGGCACTGGGCTCCTCCGTGTGGCTGCCATGCAGAGTGAGCGGGAATCCCCAGCCTAGTGTCCAGTGGAAGAAGGATGGGCAGTGGCTGCAAGGGGATGACGTCCAACTCAGTGTAATGGCCAATGGTACCCTGCACATCGCCAGCGTGCAG GAGGGGCACATGGGATTCTACAGCTGTGTGGCCAAGAGCTCCACAGGGGAGGCTGCCTGGAGTGGCTGGCTTAGGAGGTGGG AAGACCGGGGAGCAACACCAGACCCCCCTGCAGAACCCAGTACCCCTCCGGGACCTCCCTCGCAGCCTGTTGTCACTGAGATCACCAAGAACAGCATTACTCTGACCTGGAAGCCCAACCCACAAGCTGGGGCCACAGTCACCTCGTATGTGATAGAGGCCTTCAG CCAAGCTGCTGGTAACACGTGGCGGACAGTGGCGGATGGCGTGCAGCTGGAGACACACACGGTCAGCGGTCTGCAGCCCAGTACGATCTACCTATTCCTGGTGCGAGCCGTGGGAGCCTGGGGCCTCAGTGAGCCCAGCCCTGTCTCTGAGCCCGTTCGCACCCAGG ACAGCAGCCCATCCAGGCCAGTGGAGGACCCATGGAGAGGCCAGCAGGGACTGGCCGAAGTGGCTGTGCGTCTGGAGGAGCCTGTAGTCCTTGGGCCTCGGACTCTGCAGGTGTCCTGGACC GTAGACGGCCCAGTCCAGCTGGTGCAAGGTTTCCGGGTGTCTTGGAGGGTTGCAGGACCTGATGGGGGAAGCTGGTCGGTGCTGGACCTACCGTACCCAAGCCAGCAAAGCACAGTGCTAAGGGGACTCCCCCCAGGGGCCCAAGTCCAGGTCAAGGTGCAAGCTCAAGGCCAGGAGGAGCTGGGGGCTGAAAGCCCCTTGGTGACCAGGAGCATTCCTGAGGAGG CCCCCAGTGGTCCCCCCCAGGGAGTGGCCGTGGCCTTGGGGGGTGAAGGCAACAGCAGTATCACTGTGTCCTGGGAACCTCCGCTCCCCTCGCAGCAAAATGGGGTCATCGAGGAATACCAG ATCTGGTGCCTGGGCAACGAGAGCCGCTTCCATCTCAACCGGTCCGCGGCGGGCTGGGCGCGCTCGGCGGTGCTGCGGGGCCTGCTGCCCGGTCTCCTCTACCGGACCCAGGTCGCGGCGGCCACCAGCGCGGGCGTGGGCGTGGCCAGCGCCCCGGTGTCTGTGCAGCTGC CGTCCCCGCCGGAGCTGGAGCCTGGGCTCGAGGTGAGCCCGGGGCTGGCGGAGCGGCTGGCGAGGGTGCTGCGGGAGCCGGCCTTCCTCGCGGGCAGCGGCGCCGCCTGCGGGGCGCTGCTCCTCGGGCTCTGCGGCGCCCTCTACCGGCGCCGGAGGCAGCGCAAGGAGCTCAGTCACTACACTG CCTCCTTTGCCTACACACCTGCAG TGTCGTTCCCACATTCAGAGGGCCTATCGGCGGCCAGTTCCAG GCCACCAATGGGCCTTGGCCCTGCTCCCTACCCGTGGCTGCCAGACTCGTGGCCTCACTCATCTCGGAGCCCCTCAGCCCAGGACCCCAGGGGAAGCTGCTGCCCGAGCAATCCTGACCCGGATGACAGATACTATAATG AAGCAGGGATCTCCCTCTACCTGGCTCAGACGGCCCGGGGCACAGCCGCCTCTGCTGAGGGTCCTGTCTACAGCACCATTGACCCGGCCGGAGAGGAGCTGCAGACCTTCCACGGGGGGTTCCCCCCACATCCCTCAGGAGATCCAGGCACCTGGAGCCCGTACGCTCCCCCAGAATGGAGTCAGGGGGACAGTG GAGCCAGGGGAGGCAAAGTGAAGCTTCTGGGAAAGCCTGTACAGATGCCCTCTCTCAACTGGCCAGAAGCcctgcctcccccgcccccttccTGTGAACTGAGCTGCATAGAGGGGCctgaggaggagctggagagCAG CTCAGACCCAGGAGAGTGGTGCCCACCGATGCCTGAGAGGAGCCATGCGGCAGAGCCCAGCTCCGGTGGGGGGTGCTTGGTCCCTCCGTCCCGAGGACAAACCCCCTCTCCCACACCTTCCTATGGGCAGCAGTCCACAGCCACTCTCACCCCTTCACCTCCtgaccctccccagccccctaCTGACATTCCCCATCTCCACCAGATGCCCAG GAGGGTGCCCCTCGGGCCAAGCTCCCCTCTTAGTGTCTCCCAGCCCACCCTGAGTAGCCACGAAGGGAGGCCCACCGGCCTGGCTGCTGGCCCTTCTGGCCCCCATCACAGCCCCAGCCCCGTTCCTGCTACAGCCAGCAGTGCCCCTG GGAGAGCCCGGCAGGTGCCTGGAGAGCTGACTCCTCCATTGCACGGGCCCCGCGCCCGAATCCGGAAGAAACCCAAGGCTTTTCCCTACAGGCGGGAGCACAGTCCTGGAG ACCTGCCCCCGCCACCCCTGCCACCGCCGGAGGAAGAGACAAGCTGGGCCTTGGGGCTGAGAGCAGCTGGCAGCATGTCCTCCTTGGGACGGGAGCGGGAGCACAGTGGGGACAGGAGACTGGTGCAGGCCGTGCCCCTGGGGGCCCAGCGGTGCCCCCACCCAGATG AAGAAGCCTGGCTCCCCTATAGCCGACCGAGCTTCCTGTCCCGGGGCCAGGGCACGAGCACCTGTTCCACAGCTGGCAGCAACTCCTCCAGAGGCTCCGGCAGCTCTCGGGGATCCCGGGGTCCTGGAcggagccggagccggagccgGAGTCAGAGCCAAAGGCCCGGACAGAAGCGTGGAGAG gaaCCAAGATGA